From Halotia branconii CENA392, the proteins below share one genomic window:
- the ftsY gene encoding signal recognition particle-docking protein FtsY: MVFNWFRRQHNDSSNTPSEKTQQETPLAKEPQPEPAETANPTTETAQDSSTDLLAFAKAAYKNIQQKQQSPEVATPPNSEIASSPIPKTEAIETAQPPEAVSTVAEANETAQSPEIAATVAETTEEVAEITEKQSVSTAGVDSVTEITEEQLVSTSEVESVAETTEEPVTLNPELIVEETESPKATPVNLSFLERAAAERQAKQERLIASAIEVPEPEVLTPAVASTTTTSETAEVLPELAFDEGFMWSTEVLAAQGRRPEDVSIEEITWLKKLRQGLDKTRRNILNQLKAIVGQGPLNQAAVAEIEAALLQADVGVEATDYIISELQKKLRAEVTAPEEAIAFLKEILRDMLDQPLKESHKSSFAPDKETLNIWLITGVNGAGKTTTIGKISHLAQKSGYKCLIGAADTFRAAAVEQVKVWGTRSGVEVISNPGKNTDPAAVVFDAIAAAQARETELLLVDTAGRLQNKKNLMDELSKIRRIIDKKAPKAKIESLLVLDATLGQNGLRQAEVFSQAAQLSGVVLTKLDGTAKGGVALAVVQQLGLPIRFIGAGEGIEDLRPFSSYEFVEALLSG, translated from the coding sequence ATGGTTTTTAATTGGTTCCGTCGTCAACACAACGATTCTTCTAACACCCCCTCTGAAAAAACACAACAAGAAACTCCTTTAGCAAAAGAACCCCAACCAGAACCAGCCGAAACGGCAAACCCAACAACAGAAACTGCACAAGATTCAAGTACAGATTTGTTGGCGTTTGCTAAAGCTGCTTATAAAAATATCCAGCAAAAACAACAATCTCCAGAAGTTGCAACGCCACCTAACTCAGAAATTGCCTCATCACCAATACCAAAAACCGAGGCGATAGAAACCGCACAACCACCAGAAGCAGTTTCTACCGTAGCTGAAGCCAATGAAACAGCACAATCTCCAGAGATAGCTGCAACTGTTGCTGAAACCACTGAGGAAGTAGCAGAAATTACTGAGAAACAGTCTGTATCTACTGCTGGGGTTGATTCGGTTACAGAAATTACTGAGGAACAGCTTGTATCTACCTCAGAGGTTGAATCGGTGGCAGAAACTACTGAGGAGCCAGTAACACTTAATCCAGAACTAATAGTAGAAGAAACCGAATCACCAAAAGCAACACCAGTAAATTTATCTTTTTTAGAAAGAGCCGCAGCAGAACGGCAAGCAAAGCAAGAACGACTAATAGCTAGTGCGATTGAAGTACCAGAACCAGAAGTATTAACACCTGCTGTAGCATCGACAACTACCACATCAGAAACAGCAGAGGTACTACCTGAACTGGCTTTTGATGAAGGATTTATGTGGTCAACAGAAGTTTTGGCAGCCCAAGGTAGGCGACCAGAAGATGTTTCTATTGAAGAGATTACTTGGTTGAAGAAGTTACGGCAAGGGTTAGATAAAACCCGTCGTAACATTCTCAATCAATTGAAGGCGATCGTTGGGCAAGGGCCGTTAAACCAAGCGGCGGTGGCAGAAATCGAGGCTGCACTTTTGCAAGCTGATGTGGGTGTAGAAGCAACAGATTACATTATTAGCGAATTACAGAAAAAACTACGAGCAGAAGTTACTGCACCAGAAGAAGCGATCGCTTTCCTCAAAGAAATATTGCGGGATATGTTAGATCAGCCGCTGAAGGAATCCCACAAATCTAGCTTTGCTCCAGACAAAGAAACTCTGAATATTTGGTTAATTACTGGGGTTAATGGCGCTGGTAAAACCACTACGATCGGCAAAATCTCTCACTTAGCCCAAAAATCGGGCTATAAATGCCTAATTGGGGCAGCAGACACATTCCGGGCTGCTGCTGTAGAACAGGTGAAGGTTTGGGGTACTAGAAGCGGCGTAGAAGTAATTTCTAATCCTGGGAAGAATACAGATCCGGCTGCTGTGGTGTTCGATGCGATCGCCGCTGCCCAAGCACGAGAAACTGAGTTACTTTTGGTAGATACTGCTGGGCGACTGCAAAACAAGAAAAATTTAATGGACGAACTCAGCAAAATTCGCCGGATTATCGATAAAAAAGCCCCTAAGGCCAAAATCGAATCTCTGTTGGTTTTAGATGCTACTCTGGGTCAAAATGGCTTGCGGCAAGCTGAAGTTTTCTCCCAAGCGGCTCAACTTAGCGGTGTAGTGTTAACCAAACTGGATGGTACTGCCAAAGGAGGAGTTGCTCTGGCCGTTGTGCAGCAACTCGGTTTACCCATTCGCTTTATTGGGGCTGGCGAAGGAATTGAAGATTTACGTCCTTTTTCTAGCTACGAGTTTGTCGAAGCTCTATTGAGTGGTTAA